Proteins found in one Camelus bactrianus isolate YW-2024 breed Bactrian camel chromosome X, ASM4877302v1, whole genome shotgun sequence genomic segment:
- the PLAC1 gene encoding placenta-specific protein 1: MKVFELIRGLVTLTFVFSACSGQNPMTVLCSIDWFMVTVHPFLLNNDVYVHFHELHLGLGCPPNHVQPHAYQFTYRVTECGIRAKAVSQDMVLYSTDLHYASKGTSSKYVIPVSCTAPQRSPWLTVPCAMKGTGGEETTTQNGETCYEVFTLSQSNQRHSCNCPPRVFSEEGRTQAPRRRAEAHEGHSVQFLSFANTSETWSRRTNDPIHSM; encoded by the coding sequence ATGAAGGTTTTCGAGCTGATAAGAGGACTGGTCACCCTCACCTTTGTGTTTTCGGCCTGTTCCGGACAAAATCCAATGACTGTACTGTGCTCTATAGACTGGTTCATGGTCACTGTCCACCCCTTTCTGTTGAACAACGACGTGTATGTACACTTTCATGAGTTGCACTTGGGCCTAGGTTGCCCTCCCAACCATGTTCAGCCACACGCCTACCAGTTCACCTACCGCGTGACCGAATGTGGCATCAGGGCCAAGGCTGTCTCTCAGGACATGGTTCTCTACAGCACCGATTTGCACTATGCTTCAAAGGGTACCTCATCTAAGTATGTGATCCCAGTGTCGTGCACAGCCCCCCAGCGTTCCCCGTGGCTCACTGTGCCCTGCGCCATGAAAGGCACCGGTGGGGAAGAGACCACCACCCAGAATGGTGAGACATGCTATGAGGTGTTCACCTTGTCCCAGTCTAACCAGAGGCACAGCTGCAATTGCCCACCTCGTGTCTTCAGTGAAGAGGGGCGTACCCAGGCCCCACGTCGCCGAGCAGAGGCTCACGAGGGCCATTCTGTGCAGTTTTTGTCCTTTGCCAATACTTCTGAGACTTGGTCTCGTCGCACAAATGATCCGATTCATTCCATGTGA